In the genome of Cryptomeria japonica chromosome 8, Sugi_1.0, whole genome shotgun sequence, one region contains:
- the LOC131055390 gene encoding uncharacterized protein LOC131055390: MGERPMQVQLRKFSMGDVDDFYEWASDEEVTRFMTWEPFKSKQQAREYLANVVIPHPWFNAICIQGSNKAIGHIMLKQGSGMNSCRAEMGYAISRKYWKMGVTTRAVITALKIGSKELQGITRIEALVLPENVASARVLEKAGFIKEGLLRNYVYLKGSLRDSFLFSFVVASHTH, encoded by the coding sequence ATGGGTGAGAGGCCAATGCAAGTGCAACTGAGGAAATTCTCTATGGGTGACGTAGATGATTTCTACGAATGGGCATCTGATGAAGAAGTTACACGCTTTATGACTTGGGAGCCTTTCAAATCGAAGCAACAGGCAAGAGAGTATCTTGCAAACGTGGTGATTCCTCACCCTTGGTTTAACGCCATTTGTATCCAAGGAAGTAATAAGGCCATTGGCCACATTATGCTTAAGCAAGGCAGTGGAATGAACAGTTGCAGAGCAGAGATGGGGTATGCCATCTCTAGGAAGTACTGGAAAATGGGTGTCACCACTCGAGCTGTCATCACTGCACTCAAAATTGGATCGAAGGAGTTGCAAGGAATAACGAGGATCGAAGCTCTGGTTCTCCCAGAGAATGTGGCCTCAGCAAGAGTGCTGGAGAAGGCAGGGTTTATCAAGGAGGGGCTTCTACGTAACTATGTTTATCTGAAAGGGAGCCTCAGGGACTCCTTCCTCTTTAGCTTTGTCGTTGCCTCACATACCCATTGA